In Oxalobacteraceae bacterium OTU3CINTB1, the sequence CTGCTGCCGGGGATGATGGAGCAGACCGGCATCGACATGTGGGTGCTGGTCTCGCGCGAGTACAACGAGGACCCGGTGCTCAAAACCATGCTGCCGGCAGAATGGCTCAACGCCCGCCGTCGCACGATCATTGTGTTTTACCGCGATCCGGTCAAAAAGACGGTGGAAAAGCTGGCGGTGGCGCGCTACGCGGTCGGCAAAAGCATCGCCGCCGCCTGGGACATGAAGAAATTCCCCGACCAGTGGGAGGCGCTGGCCGACATCATCAAAACCCGCAATCCGGCCAAGATAGCACTGAACACCTCGCGCAATTTCGGCCACGCCGACGGCATCGACCATACCGACTACGTAGAACTGCTGCAGGCGCTGCCGGCCGAGGCCAGGCAAAAGGTCGTCTCGGCCGAGCCGTTGGCGATCCGCTGGCTCGAAACGCGCAGCGAGCGCGAAGTGCAGATCTACCCGCAACTGGTCAACGCCACCCACAGGATCATCGACGAAGGCTTTTCCGAGCGCGTCATCACGCCGGGCATCACCACCACCGACGACGTGGTGTGGTGGTTTCGCCAGAAGATCCGCGATCTCGGTTATGACACCTGGTTCCACCCGTCGGTGGAAATCCAGCGCGCCGGCAAAGGCCTGGCCGATCCGACCGTGATCATCCCCGGCG encodes:
- a CDS encoding aminopeptidase P family protein, which encodes MKKYLLALALPLFISTACQAAALSPRGQAAVVNELLADRLDNLLPGMMEQTGIDMWVLVSREYNEDPVLKTMLPAEWLNARRRTIIVFYRDPVKKTVEKLAVARYAVGKSIAAAWDMKKFPDQWEALADIIKTRNPAKIALNTSRNFGHADGIDHTDYVELLQALPAEARQKVVSAEPLAIRWLETRSEREVQIYPQLVNATHRIIDEGFSERVITPGITTTDDVVWWFRQKIRDLGYDTWFHPSVEIQRAGKGLADPTVIIPGDLLHVDIGITYLRLNTDVQQHAYVLKPGENAAPAALTQAFGQANRLQDILLAQFKEGRTGNQMLAGALAQARAEGIKPTIYSHPLGYHGHAAGPAIGMWDMQNGVPGSGDEALRHRTAYSIELSAASVLPGWPAPVNIMLEEDALFDESGIRYLDGRQKSMYLIPRAAGGAAPVN